The Vicia villosa cultivar HV-30 ecotype Madison, WI unplaced genomic scaffold, Vvil1.0 ctg.000368F_1_1, whole genome shotgun sequence nucleotide sequence AGAACACAAACGGTAAAGGGCGttattcttgattttctttgggtTTTAAGGAGTGTTTTATGACGAAAGCTTGTTAAGGGGGTGAAGAATAGTGTTGAGGTTGTTTTAGGGGACGAGGTTTGGAGGAGATTGTAGGGCTTTAAGGTTGTGGCGGTGGAAAGTTCTGCCGCCATGGAAATGGAAGGTTAGTGCTAGGACAATACTAGTGTTGTTttcttgagagagagagagaagagaagaaggttgGAGTGAATATAAACCACAACTTTGTGGAGTGTGAGAGCTGAGTGTGAAACAACAAAAGAATGAAATGAAATAGAAGTGGAGTGATGGTCGGTATATTTTAAATACAAAAACTACATAGAAACTAGTGGaaaaatttaagatattttaaaatgagaaactattttaaaactcaaaatttgatgaaaataataagtaaaagaaaatgataaataATTCAAACTATGAAATTTTAATGTGTTTTATGACATGCCATTTAATTTCATCACATttcattaattcaaaataaaattttatgcaataatttatttgaattaatttatataaaaagataataaattaataaaaataaattactataagtttgtgagaaaatgtcAAACTTAATTACTCTGTTATTGGATCAGAAATGAAATGAGAGTATGTAACTACAAAGAATTATTGTGGATCACAACTTCGATGTATGTGATGGAGAGGAGGTTAACTTGCAAGGTTAACAATTCAACGCTCAAGTTAATATATGAATGGGAACAAGAAGAGTGACTGAAAATTGGATTTGAATTTGTGTACTTAAAATTGACATTATATGTACAACAATCTATTATCTGTTAGGCGTATAATGCGAAGATCCGTTGGATGAATATGAGATTTGGATCACTTGTATTCGTTTGTACGGTAGCTCTCATGTACTAAGAAGGTTCTACACGAATTGTAATTCTTTCGGAGTGGTCGGTCGAGGACCATTATGATCGTCTCTGAATACTTGCCCCCCAAACCCGTTTTTTGCATGGCGGTGCAAGGATTTTCCACATCTGCATGGGCTGTCGACCGTTCCTTCAACTGCTCTAAAATGTCGAGGGGACACGTTATGGTTCCTTGAGAATTTGCGCCTTTAATGTGTCTTATgcttcaaatttctttttgaagGTACTCTAATAATGACCATTGGAAACCAAAACACTTGAGTGTTATATGTAAGTGATTTGAAACGTTGatatgatttactatgtcatcatGATTTTTGAATAGTTAGTTTATTATTCTTTGGAGTGCCTTTCCTATTTCACAACTATCTCTCTTCCTTTGACATTTTTCGTCCATGCGTTTGGAGAACATCGTATACACCATGAGTCAAAATTCAAAGGAAGGTTTTCGACCTTTGTCGGCGGTTTTTGTTTATTCTTCTACTATTTCTATATTTTTCCGAGAGGGTAATCTCGATGAGGCCTTTCTTGATGTTGGTCCACCTTCAGAATAGGGCGTCTTGACCCCAAGTGAGGATGAAAAAATCTGCATCGAGTATGGTGATTGTACCACCCCTTTCTACAAGTGCATTTTTTTCGATCATGGGTTTTCAACTACCCTTCAATGGCTTCTAGATGTAAGTTCTTACACACCTGATGATTTCTCCGTTGCGGCTTAATCTTGCAAGTTAGGCGTACGTAAAAGTCTATCAGTATTGGTGCCAATATTTGAATGGGAACCCTTTCATGaccttttctttaatttcttcaaaGCCTATCGTGGCCCTGTGACTCAGGCACAAGGTTGTGGTTTAATTTATATAATGTTGATTATTCGTGGCTTTGGGACTTTTTTAGAGAACTTGAATCATTTTGAGGACCGATTCTTCCATCATACCCCTATCTGTCTGGAAGGTCATGCGGAGTTATGTGTTGTTAGAGATGGAGCGGGGGTTAAAATGTTTCCTAAGTACATGAATGAGAGTCATTTCCCGATGGGAAATGGGTACATTTACAAAGGGGAGGACCTATCCTAAGAAGAGttgtatttaaaaaattgatCGGTGAGCTTTGTCAAAGATATATTATATACCAGGGTGTTACTCCTCAGGATGAAACCCCCCGAAAACGCTTTAAACGCCTCATCAACACCCGCTTACTGATGGATGTACGCACTAGAGAAGAAAGGAAGATTATTTTTTATAAGTCTTGAAAGCTCATAGCCTTTAACTTCCTTAATCCTGgtgtttttcttttgttattgATTGTATGTATATTCAATGAAGGATAAGGAAGTACTCTATCTTTTACGTTGGGGAATCAGGCCAGGAAGAAATGTAACAAGTTCTTCCATCACTCTAGGGCCTTACAAGAATGTTGTTGCTTTAACTTCTCCTCTGCGGCCGATGCATGCATAAGGTACCATGATCCTCACGCCGCTGACAGGGTTAGACCCTCGCGCTGCTAAGGAACATCGGGTTCCTCCTTCGGAGGATGAGTGTTTATATTTAGCCAATTTGTCCTGGCATGCCCTAGAGGAAGAACTGGCAACTATAACATGGTACACTCGGAGCACATCTACGGATTTGGCCCCTGGTAGAACTAGTCGTTGGAATGCTCTTTGGTTTGACCAGCAATGGGGAGAGAAGCATCAATTGGAGGAAAATGTCCATATATTGAAGCTCCAACAAGATACATACTTCAAAGAAATACAATTAACTTAATCTCCCTGACCCTCTTGCCGACTAGTTGACTCTTTTGGTGAGGGGTATAGTGAGGAAGGACAAATATCTTACTGCTATCCTGAGGTTTTTTTAGAGTCTTTTGAGAACTCCTTACATCAGGTGGAGCATTTTCATCATCATCAGCTTGTTTCGAGAGAGCAGGTTTATCTGAATCAGATCCTCAAAGATAGGAAGGTTGTTTCTCTACTGGGGTAGCCTCCCATCAATTTTTTTGTCACATCCTGTGTGTAAATTATATTTGTATTGAAGAAGTAGATGTTCTGTTGTTTTTACTTGTTTGAGGTATGTTTGTGTGATCCTGAGTGAGGAGCTTTGAATTCCGTGCGAACTTGCGAGGTATTTCTTTAAAGTTTGTGGATGTTTCTAGGGCCATTTATGGCCAAAGTTCGGTTCCCCTTCCCCTGCTCAGGTGAAAACCTGGTCCGAGGTCGACATGTATCTAACCCATAATGGCCTCCGGAGTGGCTAGTTGCCAGAGGAGGTGGAtcattatttctatttttagtGCTTTTCCATTTTCTTTGTGTATGTGTTTTAGGCTGTGGGGAATTGATTGTTGTAGTCACATGTGTGTGGCATTTGCGTTATCACCTTGGGTCTTTATGTTTCCTTTATGATGTGGGGAATTGATTGATCTAGTTGCACGCGTGTGGCGTTTGCGACAACACTTTGAGAACTTGCAACATTTcattaatatttgttaattaatccTACATCTAAAGAAGATGATTAAAATTCAGGAGACATCGAAATTACTGATCGTAGCAATTATCCCTAAGGGAAAATTTAGTTTGGGGTTCCTCCAACTTTCCAAGACTTCTGAAACCCTAGCATTAGTTGGTCAGGGGTTTTGCCGATACACCTCCATCCTTCTTGAGGACGACCATCACTTCGGTGATCTTTCTTTTCATCGAACCCTTTGGTGGAAGGTTACCTCTGCTAAATTTAATTATTCAAAGTAATTGATGTGATTCAATGGGTTTAACATCCTAACCTGTGGCACCTAGGATAGGCTAAGTGGACTAGATACAATCTCTGGAGGACTCTATACTATAAGGAAATATAGTTGCGTCCTCACTAACATAAATGTTTTTAGCACAATGGTAAGCGCTTGATCCAAAAGAAGTATAGTTAGTACTCAAATTATCAAATGAGTTTTTTCCATTAGTTCCAAGTCCAAGCCTAAGGTTTCTTGTCTCATAACTAAAATTCATAAACaacaaatcaattttcttccattgcaaagGATCAACTACATGCCAAACTTTTCCatcacattttctttcatttGTAAGGTATCTAATATTATTTGCATCATTCATATTAGCAAATAGTCTCTTAAACCTTAGAATTATTGGCAGGTACCATAACACTTTGGTAGGAGGATGCTTCTTGCTAACATTTTTATTGTCATCACCACTATTGTCCTTTACCTTGTAGCGCGACTCACCATTTTTTGGACATTAATTGAACTTTTCATACTCTTTTttgtataatatgcaatcattatgACATGTATGTATTTTGATATACTTCGAATCCATTGTACAcaatatcttcttggcctcatAACTACGGTCCAACAAATTGTTATCTTCTGGAAGCATTTCTTTTAGCAACTCAAGCAATTATGTGAAAAATTTATCCTTCCACCCACTTTTTCCCttcatattaaataattttaacaccGCAAACAATCGTATAAAATTTGTGCACCCCTTCTATAACAATGCATCCTTGTCAATATATAACAATAATACTAGTACAACAATACAACAACATTGTCAATGACACAATAATAATCTCAATACAACAACATAATAACAATGTCAATCAAAAAATCTCTATCTCGCTTAATCAAAATAACATATAACATTCATAGTCATTCATGCACACCACATTCTTCTAAACCGACATATATTGGTTCGGGATCAACATACTCTTAATTCCCCGTGTATGTAGGCAAGTAGTTCAGGTTCAACATATATATCAACACATTCATAATCATTTAGATTTTTCCCATATTTAACTACATATGCATCAACGTTGAGAGGTAAATCCACAGTCAAATGAGAATTTCTTATGCTGGTACCACATGCGCTAGAtgcttaaataaattatttaaaaaatttaaaattaaatcaaataaattaattaacactTATTATTTAAagattaaatgataaaattaagacaaataaatatttaataaaattaatacatTAATTTGACCAAGAACATTTAGggctttttataaaataaaatatttctctctcttcaacttctctcttctttcttttctacCAAACAATACAtcaaatctactctatttctCATCTATTTCTCTCTTCTTACCACACTCTTTCTCacctctttctctcttttcaactTCTTCTCTCTTCCAAACACATCATTAGTGAGATTTatactatttttcaataaaaatatgacaattgtATACTTTCCTCCTACACATATTcaattttctcatatttttattCTCTAAATGATATTTAgatatatttatgatatttttattaaaaaataatatactatcaaccacacctaaaaaattgtatataagttttctccttaaaataatttaaacatcAACTCATTTTTGTTTAGAATTGGGGAAGAGATgtcaaaattgtttttaaaaaactaaaatttcatAAACAGATAATAAAAGTTAATCTAATAACAGTAATTTGTAAATTaagtcaaaaaataatatttgttttacaTACATGAAAGTGTAAATACATTCAGTCAAATTATGTAatgatttaatttttcaaaaagtaCTTTTCACAATATCTGCATATCTGCATATGTAAAACGATCTGCAACGCTATTGCATAGACTTTAATTCAATCTCATAACAATAACGTCTCTTTACCTCACAAATGCCATGTATCATCAAAACATGAAGACTCCAAAATTTGAACATTTCTATGTACCTCTCTTTGCGTATATacctatttttttatattaacgtTTCTTGTGGTTAATATCATTACTATTATTTTAGCATATAGACTGATCATATTGTTTTGGGTAGGTTATTGGTGTGATTTCTGTAGTTCTGATATTGGGTTCAGTAGCAGAATGCAGAATACCTAGTGGTAAATTGAACGGTTTTGATTACCTTGCAATCAATTGCAGAAAACACAGTGCAGTTTTGACAGATTTTGGTGGTGTTGGTGATGGAAAAACCTCAAACACAAAGGCTTTTAATTCCGCAATAACTAACCTAAGCCAATATGCAAATGATGGTGGTGCACAACTTATTGTTCCACCAGGTAAATGGCTCACCGGAAGCTTCAACCTCACAAGTCATTTCACACTTTTTCTGCAAAAAGATGCTGTCATTCTTGGATCTCAGGTATATATATCtataatgatttttattttgcATCATTAGGAAATTTCATAATCAATTAAAAGGGAATTTATATATTACATAGGATGAATCAGAATGGCCTCAACTTCCTGTTTTCCCATCTTATGGAAGAAGTAAAGATGCACCTGCTGGATGGTCTAGCAGTCTCATATTTGGAACTAATCTTACCGATGTTGTAATTACCGGTAACAACGGAACAGTTGATGGACAAGGATCTTATTGGTGGAACAAGTTCCACAAGCATGAATTGAAAATCACTAGACCTAACATGATTGATCTCATGTActctaatcaaattcaaatatCTAATCTCACTTTGGTCAATTCTCCAGCTTGGTTTGTCCATCCAATTTACAGCAGGTTTGATAATGCAACATTTTCAATTATTTCTCATCCTTAGTGCATTATTTTTCATTCTTCTAATTAAGCTTTATTCTTACAGTGATATAATTATAAATGGACTCACCATTCTTGCACCTGTTGACTCTCCAAACACCGATGGCATAGACCCTGGTAAGCTTTATTTTCTTAAAACATCATCAGAGTCGTGTATGTATCTGTGTCCGTGTTTCATTTGAAACTACTTGCAAGAACTATTTGTTTTCCAACCCTTTTCCTTTTCAACAGATTCGTGTACAAATGTTAGGATTGAAGACAACTACATTGTGTCTGGTGATGATTGCATTGCCATAAAAAGTGGATGGGATGAGTATGGAATCAAAGTTGGAAAGCCATCACAACAAATAGTCATAAGAAGGTTAACATGTATATCACCTGATAGTGCTATGGTTGCATTAGGAAGTGAAATGTCAGGTGGAATCCAAGATGTAAGAGTTGAAGACGTAACTGCTATCAACACTGAATCAGCTGTTAGAATCAAAACAGCTGTCGGTAGAGGCGCATTCGTGAAGGACATTTTTGTTAAAAGAATGAACTTGAACacaatgaaatatgtgttttggaTGACAGGTGCTTATAAATCACATCCAGATGAGGGATATGACCCAAAAGCATTGCCTAAAATTAGTGGAATTAATTATAGAGATGTTACTGCCAAGAATGTGACATATGCGGCGAAACTTGAAGGGATTTCTAATGACCCGTTTACAGGAATATGTATTTCTAATGTGACTATTGAAATGAGTGCACAGAAGAAGCTTCCATGGAATTGTATAGATGTTGCTGGAGTTACAAGTAATGTGAGCCCTAAACCTTGTGAGTTACTGCCAGAGAAAGAGAGGCTGGACTGTTCTTTTCCCAGTGACAAACTGCCCATTGAAAATATGCAGTTCAAGACCTGTACCTACCAAAGTAGTGTCTTCTAATAATTTAGatgtaatattttgtttaataaaataaaatggatgtATTTGAATTGAAGGTTAACTTTATCATATACTAGTGTAGAATAGTATGAGAGCAAAGGATTAtttttttctgaatttcttctcTTAATGGTGTATATCTAGTCCATTATATACCATATAACGGATCCATGATATACACTGCTTGCATTCATTTGATGCTATCATATATATAGTCATTAAGCTGATCTCCCCAGCCCCACCAAGCTATCTTTGCGAGTCTTCACCTCTTTGAAACATACATTCTTCTCTTCCTAACGAGCATCCTCGGCCTCCTTAGCCTTGGAAATCAGTGTCGCTCGGGCTATCTCGGAGTAGGTCAAAGAAGTCCGAGCCTCTACAAATACCTTCTCTTTTTCATCAAGGACTCCTTAAGGGAGAGACCTTTAAAGTGAGTTCAGAAGGAGCACCACGGGTCTCCACGTCCTTTTTAACACCAATAAATTTCTTTTAGAGTTTATTCTGCTCACAAAAGAAAAGGTCATATTAACCCTTTAGAAGCACTTTCTCCTCCAAAAGGTTGTCATGCGCCAGCACCTCACCCCAGCCAACCACTGCCTAAGACATAGAGAGGCATCCTAGTAGATATTAAAGGTTATATCCGCCATTATCTTGATATACACTGCATGCACCTCTACCTTTAATATCTACTGGGGTGTCTCTCTACTTCCTAAAAGGGGACTTAATGGTATATATATAGTCCTCTTTCGGGATGCAAGTATGCACTTCTTGGGCGATGTTAGGCCCTCGGGTTAAGAAGATTTCATAGAGTTTGAAAGAGGTAGCAGAAGTCTGGTTATCACCCAGGGCAAGCCTCTTAGAGGCGGGCCTGTGTGGCTTAGACGTCTTGGGAAGATTTCCCCTTGAGCCTGACCTTTGCCACAACCCATTTTTACAGTCTCACCAGCACCAGATGCAAGTCGATCGTGCGATTTCTTGCTCTGACTTTCAGAAGACGTATGCCCCAAGTTCGACTGTTCCTGCTCCATAGGTGAATTCTCATTCTCCCTCTGGTCTGCTACTATTGTCAACTCAACCGAGACCAAAGTGAGGTACAGAGAAAGGGACAAAAGTGTATTATCTGCCGCTTGAGTCCTTTATTCCTTCTGAAAATGTTTTAAGCACCATCATATTATATGTAAGAGGGAATACAGAGACAGTTAGCAAAAACACCTTGAAAATAACAAAAGCAAATATACAAAGATAATTTTATGTCTTTAACAAAGAGGTATTTTCTTTCGAAAGCAGTGGCCGCTTCCACAACCGCCTGTGTGCTAATATTCTACCTCTTCTGCTGAGTGGTCGGTACATCTGAAGGCCCAACTCCCTCCTCATAACCCAAGATTTCCCAAAAGACAGCTAAGTCATCTTTCAACAGCTCTTCCTCTAATGTTAAAGAGTCAGAGGCGAAGGCATATGCTTTCGGAGCACGAAATAAATGGCCATGAGCCCAACATTTTAGGATCATGTCCTTACATTTCACCGACTAAGAACTAGGGCCCGAAGGGGAAAGTATTCTTTTTTGGGAGAATGCAGAATGCTAACTGAGCCTCTTGATTATGGGCTGGAAGGGGGTCACTAGGAAGTAATGGTCCTTGAAGTTTTACCAGCTTTTAAGGTAAACATCAAACACCTTCTGAGGCTGGTAAAGGGAGAGTACCCCTTGTCCCCGATCTCCGCTAGCAGAGATTCACATCATAATGAAGAGGTTGAAGAATAATCTCAGAGTCAACAATTTCTCCTAATACTCTTACAAGTACTAGATTACCAACAAAGACACAAACTACCGAGCTCATTTAGGACGAAGAAATTCTTAAATGATTCAATACCCCATCCTAGAAGCCTTTAAAGGGAAGATTGAACCTCAACCTAGAAAATAAACATTAATAGAAAATTATGGAACATCTAGGAGCTACATATCGTCTTGCTAGGGTCGACACAGGAAACATTTCAATCAAAGGAAGACCCCACATCTGTATAAGCCCCTCCAAACTTGAAGCACTACTGAAGACTAAAATCATTCCTACTTTAACTCTTCCTGCACCTAATGGTACTAATTAGCATCAGCAGGAATTATGAGACCTTGATATTCCTTTCGAACCATGTCCTcccaaatataataaaaatataatgttGGTCATGAACTCGAGAATGGTTCGGAAGTTGAGATGATCCCAAACCTACTTATCACTAGCTGAACTAATAAAGAGGCGAGTCCTTGGTTCATCCCATCCAGTCTCAACAGAATCCATATTTGTCGTATGTTGTCGAGAGAAGAGGGACCAACAACAACATCCTTAGTAACACAACCGTCATAGTTCATCCCTTTGATTTCTTCTATAGAATCGTCTATACTTATTCCAAAATGAGAATTCAAAGGTTCGATGCCATCTTGAATAGATCCTCCACTAGAGGCAGAACTATCATTGAGGGTAATGAGGTTCCCAATGGGTTGGTTAGCTGCTAAAGAAACTATATTTGGCAGTTCTAAGTCTACTATTCCATTGTGGGATGAAGTATCACGTTTCCTTCACAAGTAGGCATGTCTACAATATTTACATGTTTATTTCTTACGTCAGCCATTCATCGAACa carries:
- the LOC131627555 gene encoding probable polygalacturonase, whose protein sequence is MYHQNMKTPKFEHFYVIGVISVVLILGSVAECRIPSGKLNGFDYLAINCRKHSAVLTDFGGVGDGKTSNTKAFNSAITNLSQYANDGGAQLIVPPGKWLTGSFNLTSHFTLFLQKDAVILGSQDESEWPQLPVFPSYGRSKDAPAGWSSSLIFGTNLTDVVITGNNGTVDGQGSYWWNKFHKHELKITRPNMIDLMYSNQIQISNLTLVNSPAWFVHPIYSSDIIINGLTILAPVDSPNTDGIDPDSCTNVRIEDNYIVSGDDCIAIKSGWDEYGIKVGKPSQQIVIRRLTCISPDSAMVALGSEMSGGIQDVRVEDVTAINTESAVRIKTAVGRGAFVKDIFVKRMNLNTMKYVFWMTGAYKSHPDEGYDPKALPKISGINYRDVTAKNVTYAAKLEGISNDPFTGICISNVTIEMSAQKKLPWNCIDVAGVTSNVSPKPCELLPEKERLDCSFPSDKLPIENMQFKTCTYQSSVF